A region from the Tahibacter amnicola genome encodes:
- a CDS encoding efflux RND transporter periplasmic adaptor subunit codes for MASLSTRDLRHASYARWSPYDAYPPPARAHLFRAGLLAAGIAVSLPAFTQGPPGGMPPTAVEAAPPKVESVAESLSAVGTLRADEAVTLRPEVAGLVESILFDEGQKVSKGQPLFRLDGSLARADMAEAQAMASNSERELKRATEMAGRKLMAPADVDNKRAQAKVDEAKLASSRTRLDKTEIRAPFSGTVGLRLVSPGEYVKAGDALVDLVATDSLKLDFSLPEVYLGRFQPGQKITIQVDAGGARRFEGTVYAVAPQVDLATRSVTLRARVANTDGALHPGQFGRVTLEVGNRQNALLVPEQSLWPQGGKQFVYIIKDGKAELVEVTTGLRKPGFVEIVKGVTAQDMVISAGQMKIHPGAPVQAQAQTAPAAAAAQSPGGSAGTPAR; via the coding sequence ACGCGCGACCTCCGCCACGCCAGCTACGCCCGATGGAGCCCCTATGACGCGTACCCCCCTCCCGCCCGCGCCCACCTGTTTCGAGCCGGACTGCTTGCCGCCGGCATCGCGGTATCGCTGCCCGCGTTTACCCAGGGCCCGCCGGGTGGCATGCCGCCCACGGCAGTGGAGGCAGCGCCGCCCAAGGTCGAGTCGGTCGCCGAGTCGCTCAGTGCCGTCGGTACGCTGCGTGCGGATGAGGCCGTGACCTTGCGGCCGGAGGTGGCGGGACTGGTGGAATCGATCCTGTTCGACGAGGGCCAGAAGGTCAGCAAGGGCCAGCCGCTGTTCCGTCTCGACGGTAGTCTGGCTCGCGCCGACATGGCCGAGGCACAGGCCATGGCCTCCAACAGCGAACGCGAGCTCAAGCGTGCGACCGAAATGGCCGGGCGCAAGCTGATGGCGCCGGCCGATGTCGACAACAAGCGGGCTCAGGCGAAGGTGGATGAGGCGAAGCTCGCGTCCAGCCGCACCCGCCTGGACAAGACCGAGATCCGCGCGCCGTTTTCCGGCACGGTCGGACTGCGCCTGGTCAGCCCGGGCGAGTACGTCAAGGCCGGCGACGCGCTGGTGGACCTGGTTGCCACCGATTCGCTCAAACTCGATTTCAGCCTGCCCGAGGTATACCTGGGCCGGTTTCAGCCGGGCCAGAAGATCACTATCCAGGTCGATGCGGGCGGCGCCCGCCGCTTCGAGGGTACGGTCTACGCGGTCGCCCCCCAGGTCGACCTTGCCACGCGCTCGGTCACCTTGCGCGCCCGTGTTGCGAACACCGACGGCGCATTGCATCCGGGCCAGTTCGGGCGCGTCACGCTGGAAGTCGGCAATCGGCAGAATGCCCTGCTCGTCCCCGAGCAGTCCCTGTGGCCGCAGGGCGGAAAGCAATTCGTATACATCATCAAGGACGGCAAGGCAGAACTGGTCGAAGTGACGACCGGCCTGCGCAAGCCGGGTTTCGTCGAGATCGTCAAAGGCGTGACTGCCCAGGACATGGTGATCAGCGCCGGTCAGATGAAGATCCATCCCGGCGCACCGGTACAGGCCCAGGCGCAGACCGCGCCGGCAGCGGCCGCCGCCCAGTCGCCGGGTGGCAGTGCCGGTACGCCGGCGCGTTGA